A stretch of DNA from Tachysurus vachellii isolate PV-2020 chromosome 4, HZAU_Pvac_v1, whole genome shotgun sequence:
TCTCTGTTGAGGCATGACTCAGTGGACTCTGGTGTAGCTAAGGGCAATCAGGGAGGTTTGGGAAGCGGACATGGCTGGAAGGAGACCCCCAGCTGGCATGGGGCCCCGCGTGGTCAAGAGGGCCCTCACCATCACCATGGGCGCCATGCCAAACGCGGAGGAGGAGACAGGGACAGGCAAGGCGGCCATCGGCAACGGAACGGCAACTTCCATCCACGCAAAGGCGCTCCCTTCCAGGACCGTTACTCTGACGAGGAACGCAATGATGACAAGCTTAAATTTGTTGAAGAGGATTTTGTGAGTGTATTTTCTGTCATGAGTGTTTAGTCATggctttttgtgtttgttgaacattttttttttacatctcacTGTTCACAACACAGCCTTCCCTGAATCCAGAGACGACTGGGAAGCCAGTGAGTCAGGCTCGTGCTGTGGGAACTCCAGCAGGCGTATGGGGTAAGGAAACGTGTTTagatttattgttgttgtgtataTGCTATGTGAAATGTGGAGAATTTTTGTGATGTaacacacaaacccaaaaaaaacacacttttttgagTTGCTTACACATATTTATGTGTAAACAACACTTTGATCTTCCTGTTTTTCAGAGAATCCTCCCAGCGCTAAGCAGACTATGTCTAAGATGCTGGTCATTAAGAAAGTGTCTAAGGAGGACCCCAGCGCTCCATTCTCTGCTGGTTTTGCCAGTGCCAGCCCTCTGCCAGCCAATGGATCCAAAGTTCCCATCACTGGGCCAAGTGTCTATAAGAATCTGGTTCCCAAACCTGCTACTGCCCCAACTAAGGTACTTAACCCTTAATATAACAGAATATTTGTGGAGATGCTCTAAGGACAACACTTTGTCTGCTCATAATGTGAAGGAGGCTCTGGTGTCACAGGGGGTTTTGCTACTGCAGTTACAGCATTATTAGGAGATAAGGTTTAAAAGGTCTCGGGGACACGTGAAAGGTCAAGTTTTGCTGTTGGAGCTcaaaacctttttattattaatgtgaatTTTAAGTCACTTTGAGTCGTCCAGACAGGAAAAGTTAGACTCGTATGACTGTATGACACAGAGACCCTGCGTTACAGCGGAGACTGAACTCTGCTAGTTGTCTATCTCCAAGGTAATAAATTTGGCACGTGTTTTGGTATGAAAGCCGATCTGTTTGAGTGTGGAGTACAGATGAAGGGATGAGTGAGAGTCGGTCTTTTTAATGCGGATCTGAAAGAAAGGACTCACTCAGCATGTAGTCAAGCAGTAGAAACCATTAACCACAGTGAAGGTAGATTAATGTTGATaatgaaacacatttaaactaGTTAAATCTTGAATTCCATTGAATTTCACATTTTAGTTCTGAGTTGTAAAACAGCTGTTTTGGCTAATCTCTGCCCAAATCACTGTTTGTACAttgagcatttttatttatacgaGAGTTTCCGAAAGCTCTAGTTCCTTCTCTTGTGTTGTCTTCAGACTGGCCCTTGGAAGCCCAATGGAAGGGAAACTAAAGTGGGTTTGCATTTCTCTGGTCGGGATTCAGCCTTCACCAGCCCCGTGTCAGTGACCAAACCCCTGACCCCGGTCAACGGCCCACCCCATGGCACTCCGAAAGAGGTGAGGAGAGATCTGCAGTATGGACAGGACAGTCACAGAGTAAACAGCACTGCATTTTTGCTGTATATGTGGACATAAAGCACTTCATAgtcatttattgcttttttcaGATCTCTTTTTGTTCTGTCTCTCACAGCCACCATGCAGCACTACTCCTCCAATAGACATCACTCCTCCTCGGCTGAAGCTGATGCGGCGTGGCACAGACCGTAAAAGCGAGTTCTTGCGTGGACTGAAGGACGAGAGGAATGGAGAGGTGAGCAGCTGCCACAGCCCTGGAGCTCCAACAGAGGTGAGAATTTAATCAATGCTTAATGGGCTGTCTGTttgaaatctattttttttttggtataccGAGGAAAGAATGCAATGACGGAGATCAGCACCTGATAAGATATGATACTAGTCATGAACTAAATAAGATATAATTACTGAGATTATCCATCTTTATAGGTGCCCAGGATTTAATTACTAACCacaacaaatatttaatttacaacaaaacatttaaatctgGGATACACACGTCCAACACGTCGAGGTTTTAGCCCTCAGGTTTTCAGAGTATGGTTTGCAGACGAGGGTTCACCGAGATCACCATCAAACACTATAAAccaaattattttgttaattaattgttaatatCGCTATTTAATTAAGAGCATAAATGACTAGTCAGttcaattgaattaaataaagattaaataatgTCCATTTTAAATTGACAATTTTAGTACAAAAGTACTAAATTTTAGTTTTAGTAAAAATCTATATTGGtaccattttaaaaataaatgtaatgctaCACATCTGCTTATTTAACTAGCGCTATTATGTTCATAAACACTCCAAAAGTGGAGCTTTGGATTTATTCATACACTGAAAGATCATCATCATGTTATACTGAAATTCTGGCAGATTTTATATGAGTGAAGAGAGAGGACTTTAGTCTCATATACCTGATAAGTTATGGTTGGATattgtttttttggtgtttattaACCTTGTATTTGTCTTTCAGGGAGAGAGCAGTACTCCTGAGCCTAAAGAGTATGAGGAAGGCCATGAGAACGGCATGTCTCACTCTCTTAGtgactctgacactgaacaCCTATCCAGCTCCTTGGAGGCCGAACACCGGTTAGCGCgagcacgcacacacccacacccacacacacacacatttacttctGTTCATTACATTAATCATAGTGCctatgggcctttttacacctggtcacttcatgtgttttctctgatccgatagctactgtatctgatttgttaaaactgttccatttacattaggccacataaatgcgtctcggcgaatcagatatcaatccgatctttctactcctgccaaaatgcaaatatattttacctcatttccggggtaactgaaatggaacacgctttggtgtatgcggttttcagaatgcaatcaaaaaaagacaaaaatacatgttacgacggttatgctacaaaagacagtatttactgtttgctgcattttcgctggagGCAGCAGTgtgttttaagacccgacgagacacctgggtgaaagatcacctgtgagtgacgtacttccgtttgggaggagtatagcgctgacgtatgtggcttgaacaaccacattcatttacacctgtccagtttcatctgaaatgcgtctcagaccacctcctgaagtggtttgaacgatcggatttacatccgtctcaaaaacgtttcagagggcatttagacctggtctttttaccatcggatagctatctgatcacagaaaacacatgaagtgaccagatgTAAAAAGTCCCtatatgtgtataaaatgctatatttattaaaataacccctgtgtttttttgtgcaaaTCGAACACATCGATTAAAGTAGCAGATTTTTAAATTGCAGAATAATTGTGTTTCTTTACTTACTGTCACTCAATGGAAAGTactattgtttttaatttaattgcttCCCACaggtctttttttattgtaatgaaCTTGTGGAAGTGTGGAAAAGAGCACTAGTAGTATGAAAATGTGTATACTGCTACTAGTATAATAAATTATGATAGTTATACCATCATGCTACAATTAAAGGAGTTTGGATTGGAAAAAATGACCAAATCAGCTTATTTGAAGTATACTATAAAAGTTAGAAGATGGTATAATTAACTTTTATACCACATTGGTGTTGAAATTGTGATTCTGTTTggttagaaggtgttgattaattttctgtccCAGTGGCTCTAGCAGTATTGCTGACTATAGCATCAAAGTTTATATAGGTCCTTGTTTTATTATCAAAATATGTGTGGTAACAGTTTACAATGACGTATAGCAGACGCTAATCTAAGATTAATAATTAAAGtagaattataattttattaaaaaattgtttatgtGGGGAGTTTTTCCGCTTTTTGTGGAAGTGTCAGCCAAGGTATTGTccaatgtataaaaaatatactataaACTATAACTTATACTTTAACTATAAACAAGGAACATTTATAGTGGCTTGTTcatcaataaattaaaatgtttttttttttttttttaaataaaaataataaaaccaaatagCTGCTTTAGAAGTAGAGTAACATTTTTTTGCTGCTATTGAAAATATTTGATGATGGTACATGAGGGTAAACATCACCCCAGTACATTGTTGATACTTTTTCTATATTTGCTTTTCccagatttttgttttattcctgatgTAATAGCAGCAATCTGAATGGAGTCCAAAGTGAACTTGTtcactggaaaataaaaaaaatgttgtcaGACACCATACTAGTGTCTACTGTGTCTAATAATATGTACATAATTTCCTTTCTCTGCTCTGTAGGTTGCTTAAAGCAATGGGCTGGCAGGAGTATCCCGAGAATGATGACTTCCAGCCCCTTACAGAGGACGAACTCAAAGAGTTTCAGGCTAAGACTGAGCAGGTACACTTCACTCTAATGACCAGAGACTTCATGTTCCATATGGATACAGTGCATTTTAGTAAATCATCATTTATTTGAACATCccacaattgtgtgtgtgtgtgtgtgtgtgtctgtgtctgtgtctgtgtctgtgtctgtgtgtgtctgtgtgtgtgtgtctgtgtctgtgtgtgtctgtgtctgtgtgtgtgtctgtgtctgtgtgtgtgtctgtgtctgtgtgtctgtgtctgtgtgtgtgtgtctgtgtgtctgtgtgtgtgtgtctgtgtgtgtctgtgtgtgtctgtgtgtgtctgtgtgtgtctgtgtgtgtctgtgtgtgtctgtgtgtgtctgtgtgtgtgtgtgtgtctgtgtgtgtgtgtctgtctgtctgtctgtctgtctgtctgtctgtctgtgtgtgtctgtctgtctgtctgtgtgtctgtctgtctgtctgtctgtgtgtgtctgtctgtctgtctgtgtgtctgtctgtctgtgtgtctgtctgtctgtctgtgtgtgtctgtctgtctgtctgtgtgtgtctgtctgtctgtgtgtgtgtgtctgtctgtgtgtgtgtgtgtctgtgtgtgtgtgtgtgtctgtctgtctgtgtgtgtgtgtctgtctgtctgtgtgtgtgtgtgtgtctgtgtgtgtgtgtgtgtgtgtctgtctgtctgtgtgtgtctgtctgtctgtctgtctgtctgtctgtgtgtctgtctgtctgtgtgtctgtctgtctgtctgtctgtctgtctgtctgtctgtctgtctgtctgtctgtgtgtctgtctgtctgtctgtctgtctgtctgtgtgtctgtctgtctgtgtgtctgtctgtctgtgtgtctgtctgtctgtctgtgtgtgtgtctgtctgtgtgtgtgtctgtctgtgtgtgtgtctgtctgtgtgtgtgtctgtgtctgtctgtgtgtgtgtctgtgtctgtctgtgtgtgtgtgtgtgtgtgtctgtgtgtgtgtgtgtctgtgtgtgtgtctgtctgtgtgtgtctgtctgtgtgtgtgtgtctgtgtgtgtgtgtctgtgtgtgtgtgtctgtgtgtgtgtgtgtctgtgtgtgtgtctgtgtgtgtgtgtctgtctgtgtgtgtctgtctgtgtgtgtctgtctgtgtgtctgtctgtgtgtctgtctgtgtgtctgtgtgtgtgtctgtgtgtgtgtgtctgtctgtgtgtgtgtgtgtgtctgtgtgtgtgtgtgtgtctgtgtgtgtgtctgtctgtgtgtgtctgtgtgtgtgtgtgtgtctgtctgtgtgtgtgtgtgtgtctgtctgtgtgtgtgtgtctgtctgtgtctgtctgtgtgtgtgtctgtctgtctgtgtgtgtgtctgtctgtgtgtgtgtgtgtctgtctgtgtgtctgtctgtgtgtgtgtctgtgtgtgtgtgtctgtctgtgtgtgtgtgtgtgtgtctgtgtgtgtgtgtgtgtctgtgtgtctgtctgtgtctgtctgtgtgtgtctgtgtgtgtgtgtgtgtgtctgtctgtgtgtgtgtgtgtgtctgtctgtgtgtgtgtgtctgtctgtgtctgtctgtgtgtgtgtctgtctgtctgtgtgtgtgtctgtctgtctgtgtgtgtgtctgtctgtctgtctgtgtgtgtgtctgtgtgtgtgtgtctgtctgtgtgtctgtgtgtctgtctgtctgtgtgtctgtctgtctgtgtgtgtctgtccgccTGTGTCCACctgtgtctgtccgtctgttttctgtctgcctgtgtgtgtgttctgtgtgtgtgtgtctgtctgtctgtgtgtgtgtctgtgtgtgtgtgtctgtctgtctgtctgtgtgtgtgtctgtgtgtgtgtgtctgtctgtctgtctgtgtgtgtctgtccgccTGTGTCCACctgtgtctgtccgtctgttttctg
This window harbors:
- the gpbp1l1 gene encoding vasculin-like protein 1; amino-acid sequence: MAQHDFVPAWLNFSTPQPAKSPAAPLEKHGEHCARGDGRPGVSRRRHNSSDGFFNNDLLRAPSGDGWLQPSLLRHDSVDSGVAKGNQGGLGSGHGWKETPSWHGAPRGQEGPHHHHGRHAKRGGGDRDRQGGHRQRNGNFHPRKGAPFQDRYSDEERNDDKLKFVEEDFPSLNPETTGKPVSQARAVGTPAGVWENPPSAKQTMSKMLVIKKVSKEDPSAPFSAGFASASPLPANGSKVPITGPSVYKNLVPKPATAPTKTGPWKPNGRETKVGLHFSGRDSAFTSPVSVTKPLTPVNGPPHGTPKEPPCSTTPPIDITPPRLKLMRRGTDRKSEFLRGLKDERNGEVSSCHSPGAPTEGESSTPEPKEYEEGHENGMSHSLSDSDTEHLSSSLEAEHRLLKAMGWQEYPENDDFQPLTEDELKEFQAKTEQMKKNGLGCNGVLLKPRAVALLAWRNSTNTDLDEGSESETSSSSQTSDDEDT